The Zavarzinia compransoris genome has a window encoding:
- a CDS encoding ABC transporter permease — translation MMKSVPRRLRDYAPIAFPAAMLLLFFVVPFGIMIAISFYHRVQGGFYEPAFETANYERFLTAFFGGVLGFSLLLSGLVAALSVTLAFPFTWLLVRRPRRVQVVWLVFLLSVLSLSEVIIGFAWSTLFSKTAGITNLFAALGLMDQAVSLSPSFGAVLTGMVYQAFPYTVLVLYPALSRLDPTLVEAARTLGASPLRAFFNVIVPGLRNTIVATLIMVFVFALGSYLLPQLLGRPQQWTLSVLITDQAIYQSNMPFASAMAVFLVLVSLGLVGLSLLAGRRENAQ, via the coding sequence ATGATGAAATCCGTGCCCCGGCGCCTGCGGGATTACGCCCCCATCGCCTTCCCCGCGGCCATGCTGCTGCTGTTCTTCGTGGTGCCCTTCGGCATCATGATCGCCATTTCCTTCTATCACCGGGTGCAGGGCGGCTTTTACGAGCCGGCCTTCGAGACGGCGAACTACGAGCGCTTCCTCACCGCCTTCTTCGGCGGCGTGCTCGGCTTTTCCCTGCTGCTGTCGGGGCTGGTCGCCGCCCTTTCCGTAACCCTGGCCTTCCCTTTCACCTGGTTGCTGGTGCGCCGGCCGCGCCGGGTGCAGGTGGTCTGGCTGGTCTTCCTCCTCTCCGTGCTTTCGCTGTCCGAGGTGATCATCGGCTTTGCCTGGTCGACCCTGTTCTCGAAGACCGCGGGGATCACCAATCTCTTCGCCGCCCTCGGCCTCATGGACCAGGCGGTGTCGCTGTCGCCGTCCTTCGGGGCGGTCCTGACCGGCATGGTCTATCAGGCCTTTCCCTATACGGTGCTGGTCCTCTATCCCGCCCTGTCGCGCCTCGATCCCACCTTGGTCGAAGCCGCGCGGACGCTGGGCGCCTCGCCGCTGCGCGCCTTCTTCAACGTCATCGTGCCGGGCCTGCGCAACACGATCGTCGCCACCCTGATCATGGTCTTCGTCTTCGCGCTCGGCTCCTACCTGCTGCCGCAATTGCTCGGCCGGCCGCAGCAATGGACCTTGTCGGTCCTGATCACCGATCAGGCGATCTATCAATCGAACATGCCCTTCGCCTCGGCGATGGCCGTGTTCCTGGTGCTGGTCAGCCTCGGGCTGGTCGGCCTGTCGCTGCTGGCCGGCCGGC